The Henckelia pumila isolate YLH828 chromosome 2, ASM3356847v2, whole genome shotgun sequence genome includes a window with the following:
- the LOC140884414 gene encoding dof zinc finger protein DOF3.4-like, with protein MGVSSLKRGGVLIYIIYLFTLNKQEPPFRSRPIQSLFPADSNTFEYAFSFSLSAKAAHISLNVAEHTVSVISQTESLLLPLFHFTNIKTPPPLPSPTYATTINLASAEHTKIIMATDAVERKQTKAGHVGAPPPEPEHLPCPRCDSINTKFCYYNNYNFSQPRHFCKSCRRYWTHGGTLRDIPVGGGSRKNAKRSRTSGVSSGAAGNINAGAISSFSSSSHHHEFRHFPSVGSQFLVPFGAEHGGAVPFPGDAKAGTLSMCGSYTSLLNTQGTSGLLALGGFGLGLGAGLDDVGFGLGRAVWPFSAPAGGGGTASVSEHTWQLENGEGGFGGGDCFSLPELAISTPGSVLK; from the coding sequence ATGGGTGTGAGCAGTTTAAAAAGGGGGGGAGTGTTGATTTACATAATTTACTTATTCACGCTTAACAAACAAGAGCCCCCATTTAGGAGCCGACCCATACAAAGCCTGTTCCCGGCCGACTCAAACACATTCGAATACGCATTCTCTTTCTCTCTCTCTGCAAAAGCTGCTCACATTTCTCTGAATGTTGCAGAACACACCGTTTCAGTAATATCCCAGACAGAATCTCTTCTTCTCCCCCTGTTTCATTTCACCAATATTAAAACCCCTCCCCCACTCCCTTCACCTACGTACGCCACCACCATTAATCTTGCATCTGCGGAACACACAAAGATAATAATGGCGACTGACGCTGTGGAGAGGAAGCAGACCAAGGCTGGCCACGTCGGAGCGCCGCCGCCGGAGCCGGAGCATCTTCCGTGCCCTCGCTGCGACTCTATCAACACCAAGTTTTGCTACTACAACAACTACAACTTCTCCCAGCCTCGGCATTTCTGCAAGTCTTGCCGGCGCTACTGGACTCACGGGGGGACCCTCCGCGACATACCCGTCGGGGGTGGAAGCCGGAAGAATGCCAAGCGGTCTCGCACCAGCGGCGTGTCTTCCGGCGCCGCCGGAAACATTAACGCGGGAGCCATCTCGTCTTTCTCTTCGTCGTCCCACCATCACGAGTTCCGCCACTTCCCCTCCGTGGGTTCTCAGTTCTTGGTCCCCTTCGGGGCGGAACACGGCGGAGCCGTTCCGTTTCCCGGTGATGCCAAGGCTGGGACGTTGAGCATGTGCGGGAGTTACACTTCGCTGCTCAACACTCAAGGGACTTCGGGGCTTTTGGCGTTGGGTGGGTTCGGGCTCGGGCTAGGGGCTGGTCTCGATGACGTGGGTTTCGGGCTCGGGAGGGCGGTCTGGCCCTTCTCAGCCCCGGCCGGTGGCGGCGGGACGGCGAGCGTGTCGGAACATACGTGGCAGCTGGAGAACGGGGAGGGTGGGTTTGGTGGTGGGGATTGTTTCAGTTTGCCAGAACTTGCTATTTCCACGCCGGGTAGTGTTTTGAAATGA